The Mauremys reevesii isolate NIE-2019 linkage group 19, ASM1616193v1, whole genome shotgun sequence genomic sequence tcagacaattgctcagacaaacaagcttgcttacatttgcaggagatactgctgcccacttcttgtttacaatgtcacctgaaagtgagaacaggtgtacTCATGGCAGTGTTTTAGCCAGCATCGCatgatatttacatgccagatacacTAAGGATTCacgtgtcccttcatgcttcaaccaccattccagggacatgcgtccatgctgatgatgggttctgctcgataacaatccaaagcagtacgCACCaatgcacgttcattttcattatctgagtcagatgccactagcagaaggttgattttcttttttggtggttcaggttctgtagtttctgcatcggagtgctGGTCCTTTAAGAtgtctgaaagcatgctccacacctcgtccctctcagattttggaaggcacttcagattcttaaaccttggggcgagtgctgcagctatctttagaaatctcacattggtaccttctttgtgtttcgtcaaatctgcagtgaaattgttcttaaaatgaacaacatgtgctgggtcatcatccgagactgcgagaacatgaaatatgtggcagaatgtgggtaaaacagagcaggggacatgcaattctcccaacaaggagttcagtcataaatttaattaacgctttttttttttaacgagtgtcatcagcattaaagcatgtcctgtggaatggtggctgaagcatgaaggagcatacaaatgtttagcatctctggcatgtaaataccttgcaatgccagctacatatgtaccatgcaaatgcctgttctcactctctggtgacattgtaaataagaagtgggcagcattatctcctgtaaatgtaagccGTGTTAGTCTTGGTGATTGACTGAAtgagaagtaagactgagtggacttgtaggctctgaagttgtacattgttttgttttttagtgcagttatgtaaaaaaaaatctacatttgtaagttgcactttcacgacaaagagattgcactacagtagttGTATGAGGAGAATTGaacaatactatttcttttgtttatcatttttataatgcaaatatttgtaataaaaaataatatatactttgatttcaattataacacagagtacacctctaccccgatataacgctgtccttgggagccaaaaaatcttactgcgttataggtgaaaccgtgttatatcaaacttgctttgatccgccggagtgcgcagccctgcccccgccccgagcactgctttaccgcgttatttccaaattcatgttatgtcaggttgcgttatatcggggtagaggtgtatatgaaaatgtagaaaaacatccacaatatttaatacatttcaattggtattctattgtttaacagtgcgattaaactgcaattaatcgcgattaatttttgagttaatcgcgtgattGAGAGTCCTAATGAAAATCCTCTACAGCAACATTTCAACCATTGAAAGCTCCATATGAAATGCCCTCAACTAGTTTCACTTGAGCTCCAAATACAGCTCCAAAGCAGGCCTGGCCTGTGCTTCCCTCACTGCATTTGCTGTTAGCTATGTCTGTAGTGTAATGTTGCTCAGAAACTCTATCTGATTTTCAGGTTTTTGTTTGCTGAATCTGTATATTAACTAGCATTGACTCAGGCTGTTAGGCCATGTTATCCACCTGGCTATAAAGCACTGATGGCCAACAGTCTGTACATGGCCAAATGTCTTTTTTCCAGGTCTTGGCTTTGCTGATGCTGTTGTTTGGAGGAGGGGTCTGTATGAGGAGTCATGCTTGCAGTCTGCTCAGATATTTATGCAATCATAAATTTTCTTCCCCTTTCACTGACTGCAGCCCCACACTGGAAGTTGAGAGAATTCCCTCACAAATCTGAATGCCAGCAGGACTATTTCAAAGGGGACACAAGTTGTAACATGCCATATGATGCAAGGATGTGTATCTTGTTCTGTAAACTATcaagaattatttatttttaatttccagCAACCACAGGCCATAAActgtataaaaaaaaaccctataaaaAACTAAGAGGATACCTGATGGCTGGAGGTTGCTGCTGAAAAATGTATTAGAAAAGGTGCAgtcattaatttaaaaatatgggGCTAGGTTCTGCTCTCAGCTATACAGGGAGTACAATGCAGTGTTCCTACAAATTTTTACCCTGGAGTTTGGGTGCTTGGCACTTCCCAGGATCAGGCACTTATGTCAGTCACATAGCAGTCTAACTGAGTGCAGAACTCCACCCATGTTTAAGACAAAGGTACATCTCAAAATTGCCATTACCTGATATAAGGAGAAGTGATACCTTTTATTtgtagagaaggagtgaggctttTAAAAGCACTAAACATACTGATAGCTAGCTAGCACTGTCAGAAGGAACGAGGATATGGCTTTGTCATGTTTTTACTATCCTGGTGAGTCCTCCtcaaattatagaatcatagaatctcaggattggaagggacctcaggaggtcatctagtccaaccccctgctcaaagcaggatcaaacccaactaaatcatcccagccagggctttgtcaagcctgaccttaaaaacctttaaggaaggagattccaccacctccctaggtaacccattccagtgcttcaccaccctactagtgaaaaagtttttcctaatgtccaatctaaacctcccccactgcaacttaagaccattactccttgttctgtcctcttctaccactgagaacagtctagatccatcctctttggaaccccctttcagatagctgaaagcagctatcaaatcccccctcattcttctcttctacaggctaaacaatctcagttccctcagcctctcctcgtaagtcatgtgctccagccccctaatcatttttgttgccctccgctggactctctccaatataTCCACATccctcttgtagtgtggggcccaaaactggacacagtactccaaatgaggcctcaccagtgctgaatagaggggaatgatcacatccctcgatctgctggcaatgtccctacttatacagcccaaaatgccattagccttagTTGCAAAATCTCCTGTTTCTCCACCCCCAGCATCTCTTCAGCACCCATATTCTTAAGGCATTTTTGCTTTTATTAATATGATCAGAGATCTCACACTGATTTGGGAGTGCTCCAAAGAAACCAGAGTAATCACAGGATTCTACTGGATCTTGTGCAACAGCCTATCCTGGCTTTTCTGGGGCTAAGCGGTTCCTTACTTGTAGTCTCCTTAATGACCAATCTTCAGTCTTCACCAGATTGTTGGTTTTAGAGGATTGGGAAATAATATGTTAGTAGTAAATTGGCAGCATTTCCTTCGTTGTATTAAAGTCCGCCATCTGCATCTGACTGGTACTCAAGGCACCTTTCCCTTTCAGAAAAGACTAAGGTTTGAATAACTATAATGAGCTGATCTGGAGATTATGACAGGCAACAGCAACAAACGGCaaccaccccccccgccccccctatAAAATACTGTACAAGTCTGTGGTTAAAAGGAACCCATTTCCTGCAGCGATCAACAAAGGAGTGAGAAGAAGAGACTGTCTTATCTTCTAAATAAATGCCcctcccctcatttttgtatgTTAAAAACTGTAGACCTGTTTATAATTGATGTTGTGTGTCACTTACAAATCTGATGGATATTTATTTAGCGAAAGGTgtgctgggtgtgtggggagaaTTATTACAACTCTCCTTGATGTTTTACAAAGGCAGAAAAGCAGTTCAGGACCCTGGTCCGAGTTTTTGCCTCTTCACACTGTAAGTAACCGACACCGGGTCACGTTGCTTATCCATTTCACCCTTTGTAGGCTGTTTCCTTGAGAAGCGCAGAAATTCAGAGCCTTCTCGTTTCCATTTTTGTCCACTAGCGACCCCTACCTTTAGCGAGCGCACTAATCCTACATGGTTTGAATTCTTTCCACTGATTATTTCAGATCAAGCGAGCTGAATTGAGTATTTTCAAGTACATAGGCCACGGATCCTTTGCATTAGGGGGCACCGAAAGGAAAGCACGGCGTGTAGCTCAGGATTGCACTCTGCACGTGATGGTCTGTGGCGCTTAACACGCTTTACCAGGCCCGTCAAGTGCTCTGTTTCTGTCCCAAACAGCATCTCCGGCTGCTCCGAACTGGCCATGGCAACGTGCTGCACAGCGCGCCCACCCCACGCCCGCTCTGCCCAGCTCAGCTCCCCACGGCGGCCAGTTGCGGGGGGGcggttgttgttttgttgttttaatgtCTCAACATTCCATCGatcaccgcccctccccccagcgtgggcctgggggaggagggggtagcTCCTCCCTCTGCAATGTATCAATGTCCCATCCCCGATCCCCCCCTTCCCCGTTGGGTGGAATCCAATCACCGTCTTTCTTCCCCGCCCCTGTGGATACGGGGAAGCGTCACAGACGTGCTATTGTTATGCAAATAAAAGGCTGCCTAAAAGGAGCTGCCCAGGGTATCCTGCCCGCTAAAGACGCCCAGGGAagtggctgaggggaggggggttcgCCCGGAGGGAGCACTAAGGAACCGGGGGGATCTGCTACGAGACGAGAGCCCCTCTCTGGGATAAGCACGGAGCTTCCCCCTGGCTCCGGGCGCAGCACCAGAGACTCCGAGCACCGGGAGCCAGGCAAGCCGGGCTCCGGCTGGATCCGCAGCCGGGGCGGATAGCAgcagcggcggcagcagcagggcgCTTGCCGGCCGGCCGCCAGCCTCACGCACCCTGGGAGCCGCACGGAAGCTGCTGGGCCGCGCTCGGCGGGGGGGCGCGCAGCTGTACCGCGGGGGAGCTCGGTGCCCAGGGGGTCTCTTAGCCGGGCCTGATCCGAGCTGCCCCGCGCCccggccccccgccgccgccacGCTCGGATCTTTGCTGGCTTCCATGAGCGTCCGCGCCCAGGGACTTGTCCGGAGGCCGCGCTCTCAGCCGCAGGGTGCCCCGCTTGCGCGCCGAGCCCCCGCCCCTAGCTTGGGGCTCGCGGAGCGCCCGTGCCGAGCTGGGTGAGGCGGAGCGGGGCACGGAGACCTGCGCCCGCCCGGCACCGCTGCGCCCGGATCCAGCTGCCCGGCCGCGGCCATGAGCCAGACGGAGCTGTCCACCTGCTCGGCCCCGCAGAGCCAGCGCATCTTCCAGGAGGCGGTGCGCAAGGGCAACACCAAGGAGCTGCAGTCGCTGCTGCAGAACATGACGAACTGCGAGTTCAACGTGAACTCGTTCGGGCCCGAGGGGCAGACGGCGCTGCACCAGTCCGTCATCGACGGCAACCTGGAGCTCGTCAAGCTGCTCGTCAAGTTCGGCGCGGACATCCGCCTGGCCAACCGCGACGGCTGGAGCGCGCTGCACATCGCCGCCTTCGGGGGCCACCAGGACATCGTGCTCTACCTGATCACCAAGGCCAAGTACTCGGCGGGCAGCCGGTGACGCTGCTCCGGGCCCCGGGGAGCGGCGCGCTCCGCAGGACAGGCTGGGCTGGCGGGGCGAGGACCGGGGCCGCGTCTGCTCCGACCGCTCGGGTCGGGGAGCGGATCGTGCCCCGGGGCGCACGCACACGGCTCCCCGCCCGGGGCTGcgtcctgccccacgctgggcgcCCTGCGGACTCCAGCCTCGGGCTGCCGCAGGGGCCGCCCTGGGCTGCCGCGGGTGAGGCGGGGGGCAGGACCCGGCCCTCCGGGAGATGGGGGACCTCTCCGAGGGGCGGGCTGGGCCCTTCCTCAGCCCCGGCTGCCTGGCCCGGGACAAAGGTGCCTTCCTAAATCGAGTCCGCTGGCACGAGCTGCGGGCGGCCCCTCCCCAGGTGGGGTTGGCCGGCCGCTGCGGGGTGCGGGAGCAGTGACTGACCCGCCTGGGGCCCCGGCTGCCAGACACGCCGACTCGGGGCGGGCACTCAGCCGCATCGCCGGACCCAGGGGAGACGTGGGGGTTGGGCtgattgtttatttttgtttaaatgacaAAGCTGCTTGGACTCCATGTTTTTTGCAAAGAAATCTGGGGCCCACAAAGATTTTACTGAAAAACCATTTAACTGCTTTCAAAGGGGTTTTGTCTTTCAAGGGTTTTTTCTCCTACTGTAAtttttctatcttttttttttttttttttttgccatctaCCTCGGCTGCGCTCACAGTATTCACGGTTTCAGTCAGAGATCTGGTCAGATGCTTTAAAGTGCACTcacattttcccctcccccccaaatttggTGGCTTGTCAGTCCTTGGAAGCTGTCCCCGATTTTAAAGTATTCTGGCTCAGAAGTGACGTCATTTCAGCATTTTTAACAGATCAAAATGTAATTTGTTTAAAACCAAtcggtgcttttttttttcccaaaaaaaatGCAAGTTCTAAACTGTAGCATGAGCAAAGGTTCTGTCTTTCATGAGTGGGGTGGGTGGCTAAGCTGACCTATATTTCCCTGTAGCAAAGAGTGTAAAAGTGTCTCTTTTGCAGTCTTCTCCCATTGTTTTTACACAGTAACTGATCTTTAATTTTTGAGGCTCTATATTGGAATATGACACACTATTTCCCCCACCtgatctctcttctttttttaaatttccttttgAGTGTATGATCCAGCCTAGGCCTAGGCCTGCTAAAATCACAGGAAAGACTTTTgatcattttatatttttctttttaaaatataatactgGCGGGATTAGGAAATCCtggatttaaaacaataaaataaaagtgaaatgaaATAAACGCTAGAGGCAGAGGAATTGCTTTTGCACAGAAAAAGAGTGTGAGCACCCCCTGCAGTCTAGGAGGAAAGTTTCAAGAACAACCCGAAAACTACTGAGAAATAATTtgggattattatttttttttttaattttttttttggtgaaacttGGCTAACACTTCTCAATGCAGAATGATTCCATCTGACTTTATATAAATGaaagggaggaagaagaggaaccCATCTTAAACTGCATTTGGAAGTGACTGCACATATAATTGCAATGCTGCTTTTTGTTGCCATGGCACAACAacatccattttaaaaaatgcagaaaaTTTCAGAAGTCTCCTTTCCACTGTTGATCTTTTATCCCTCTGTTTGTCTGCACTAAAAACCCTTATCACTGCCATCTCCTCGCTATCCTCTCTTATTCCCCTTATCCAAACCCTTACAGTTAAAAAAATAGTTATCTACTTTTTTTTGTTGTGTTATAACTATTTatcatatatgtatatatttgtgGGTGATGTTTGTGTGCCTGGTTTTGTTTGAAGCTATCTGTGAGTGGTTCAAAAGTACGGTTTGGAAAATATGCATTTTTTCTAGTCTTAAAACTAAACTTGAGTCTGccatggtttttttgttttgttttgtttttcattgcaCTGAATATTCTGCTTTGTCTATGATGGTTTCACCTGCAGTTTTTTCTCTCTTAAACAATTTATATGATTAAAAAgctccagattaaaaaaaaaagtcctttgaAAGTGTCTATTGTTAATGCTGTAATTTACAAGGAACTTCTTAGTTTGCAAACTTTCTCTGTGAGCGTTGAAGATGGTGTTAAGCACTTTTGTTGGTGCTTCTCTGTTATAGGGGGGAACAATATCTTTTCTGATGAGGTTTTATTATAGTTACCAGATGgttgcacatttttttaaaataaatggatttGCCACAATAATGTCATAACATTTATgacataatattaaaaaaaatagtgtatTTTAAAGCCAAGTtctagattgatttttttttaaagaaatcttggTTATAAACCCAATTCTAAAGGGAGTTCTGTCCAGTGTTGTAAAGACAACATAATGTAAcccatatttatattt encodes the following:
- the LOC120387025 gene encoding notch-regulated ankyrin repeat-containing protein, with protein sequence MSQTELSTCSAPQSQRIFQEAVRKGNTKELQSLLQNMTNCEFNVNSFGPEGQTALHQSVIDGNLELVKLLVKFGADIRLANRDGWSALHIAAFGGHQDIVLYLITKAKYSAGSR